Proteins co-encoded in one Metabacillus sp. KUDC1714 genomic window:
- a CDS encoding UxaA family hydrolase, protein MTMIKGYRRPDGKVGIRNHLLLLPTVVCANQVVNRIQQQVPGSVAIPHQHGCSQVGDDKERTHKVLVGMGKNPNVGAVLVVSLGCEVMNAEQIRDEIAETGKPVIWIDIQDEGGSVNTIKKGTEIAKELEQKIASIPYENISLSELIVGVKCGGSDATSGLCSNPALGRTSDMIIDKGGSIVMGETTEIIGAEHILAEKAVNEEVTKKLYDSIAKFETEIERMGVDMRGSNPSPGNIEGGLSSIEEKSLGCISKAGTAPLQGVVDFASEIPGKGFYFMDSPGNDIECVTGMAAAGIQLVCFTTGRGTPTGNPIVPVIKISGNEVMAKRMADNIDVDTSPVLQGKESLQQAGERIFKEIVSVASGELTKAEILGHQEFSISRIGISL, encoded by the coding sequence ATGACAATGATCAAAGGATATCGCAGACCAGATGGAAAAGTAGGGATTCGGAATCATTTGCTGCTTTTACCAACAGTGGTGTGTGCAAATCAAGTAGTTAATCGAATTCAACAGCAGGTACCAGGATCGGTAGCTATTCCACATCAGCATGGCTGCAGCCAAGTAGGTGATGATAAAGAGCGGACACACAAGGTTCTTGTTGGGATGGGGAAAAATCCAAATGTTGGTGCTGTCCTAGTTGTAAGCTTAGGCTGTGAGGTCATGAATGCTGAACAAATACGTGACGAAATTGCTGAGACGGGAAAACCAGTGATTTGGATTGATATTCAAGATGAAGGTGGCTCGGTCAATACAATTAAAAAAGGAACAGAAATAGCAAAAGAACTTGAACAAAAAATTGCAAGTATTCCATATGAAAATATTTCACTTTCAGAGCTAATTGTTGGTGTTAAATGCGGTGGTTCTGATGCAACATCAGGTTTATGCAGTAATCCTGCCTTAGGAAGAACGTCAGACATGATTATTGATAAAGGCGGAAGCATAGTGATGGGTGAAACGACTGAGATCATTGGAGCAGAACACATCCTAGCTGAAAAGGCAGTAAATGAAGAAGTGACGAAAAAATTATATGATTCGATTGCGAAATTTGAAACAGAGATCGAACGAATGGGTGTTGACATGCGAGGTAGTAACCCTAGTCCCGGAAATATTGAGGGGGGATTATCTAGCATTGAGGAGAAATCATTGGGGTGTATAAGTAAAGCTGGCACAGCACCATTACAAGGTGTCGTTGACTTTGCGAGTGAAATACCTGGAAAAGGCTTTTATTTTATGGACTCGCCCGGAAATGATATTGAATGTGTCACAGGAATGGCAGCAGCAGGCATTCAGCTCGTTTGTTTTACTACAGGCCGTGGAACGCCGACTGGAAATCCAATTGTACCTGTTATTAAAATTTCTGGAAACGAGGTTATGGCAAAGCGCATGGCTGACAATATTGATGTTGATACAAGTCCTGTATTGCAAGGAAAAGAGTCTCTTCAACAAGCTGGGGAACGGATATTTAAAGAAATTGTCAGTGTCGCATCTGGAGAACTTACAAAAGCAGAGATTCTTGGTCATCAAGAATTTAGTATTAGTCGAATAGGAATTAGTCTGTAG
- a CDS encoding SDR family NAD(P)-dependent oxidoreductase: MKRLLNKIALVTGGNRGIGEAIVLRLAEEGADVAINFNSVRSREQAEEVRKKVEGIGRRAIVIKADVGNKQDVEAMIKAVEEQLGEIEILVNNAGIAPFEPFMQVTEETWDRTFNTNVKAIFLTSQLAAKRMIPKRNGKIINILSTASLMVTSPVIPHYQASKAAGHMLTKGLAIELGRYNINVNAVGPSTVDTDMCTDFLADPEIRSKEIEANPMKRLGTAKQIGDAVVFLASNEAEQINGHLMMVDGGLTVKAAQPEDHMEH, from the coding sequence GTGAAGCGCTTACTTAATAAAATTGCGTTAGTTACAGGTGGAAACCGTGGAATCGGTGAAGCTATTGTTTTGCGACTTGCTGAAGAGGGGGCAGATGTCGCAATTAATTTTAACTCTGTCCGTTCAAGAGAACAAGCTGAAGAGGTTAGGAAAAAGGTAGAGGGGATTGGTAGAAGAGCAATTGTAATTAAAGCCGACGTTGGCAATAAACAAGATGTAGAAGCAATGATCAAGGCAGTAGAGGAACAGCTTGGAGAAATTGAAATTCTGGTTAATAATGCTGGAATTGCTCCTTTTGAGCCTTTTATGCAAGTAACAGAAGAAACATGGGACCGTACCTTTAATACAAATGTGAAGGCTATTTTTCTAACATCCCAATTAGCGGCCAAGCGAATGATTCCCAAGCGCAATGGAAAAATAATTAACATTTTATCCACTGCCAGCCTCATGGTTACGAGTCCAGTAATTCCTCATTATCAAGCCTCAAAAGCAGCAGGACATATGTTAACTAAAGGATTGGCTATCGAGCTTGGAAGATACAACATTAATGTAAATGCAGTAGGACCAAGTACAGTTGATACAGATATGTGTACTGATTTTCTAGCAGATCCGGAAATACGAAGCAAGGAAATTGAAGCAAATCCGATGAAACGGCTAGGAACTGCAAAGCAAATAGGGGATGCAGTTGTGTTTTTAGCATCAAATGAAGCAGAACAAATCAATGGTCATTTAATGATGGTTGACGGCGGATTAACAGTTAAAGCAGCACAACCAGAGGATCATATGGAACATTAA
- a CDS encoding SDR family NAD(P)-dependent oxidoreductase produces the protein MRLRDKVILITGAGSGIGKCTALLFAKEGASIIVNDLNVESGTNTVAEISEANGEAYFIQADVTDASSVKAMVDKAINRYGKIDVLFNNAGISGVGKLHEVDLDAWNKTLNVNINGVMLPSKYVIPHMMEQNKGSIINMSSCIAEMGLADRASYSTTKGAILALTKSMQVDYAAYNIRVNAILPGTILTPFVEHYLKQSYENPEEAIEKIKTRQLSGDLGRPEDVAYAALFLASDESRFMMGSPLYIDGGVVFGKDA, from the coding sequence ATGAGATTGAGAGATAAAGTAATTCTAATTACGGGTGCAGGGTCTGGAATTGGGAAATGTACAGCTTTATTGTTTGCGAAAGAAGGAGCATCAATCATTGTTAATGACTTAAATGTTGAAAGCGGGACGAACACCGTAGCTGAAATTAGCGAAGCAAATGGTGAAGCCTATTTCATTCAAGCTGATGTTACTGATGCAAGCTCTGTTAAAGCAATGGTTGATAAAGCGATAAATAGATATGGGAAGATCGATGTTTTGTTTAATAATGCTGGTATTAGCGGTGTAGGCAAGCTTCATGAGGTTGATCTAGATGCCTGGAATAAAACATTGAATGTTAATATTAATGGTGTGATGCTGCCAAGTAAATATGTTATTCCTCATATGATGGAACAAAACAAGGGTTCGATCATTAATATGTCTTCATGTATTGCTGAAATGGGACTAGCTGACCGTGCCTCCTATTCAACGACAAAAGGAGCGATTTTAGCCTTAACTAAATCGATGCAGGTGGACTATGCTGCCTATAATATTCGAGTAAATGCTATTTTGCCAGGAACCATTCTAACGCCTTTTGTAGAGCATTATTTAAAACAATCGTATGAAAATCCTGAGGAAGCGATTGAAAAGATTAAAACCCGCCAGTTAAGTGGGGATTTAGGAAGACCTGAAGATGTGGCCTATGCAGCCCTTTTCCTAGCATCTGATGAATCAAGGTTTATGATGGGCTCTCCGCTTTATATTGATGGTGGCGTTGTATTTGGTAAGGATGCGTAA
- a CDS encoding fumarylacetoacetate hydrolase family protein — protein sequence MKLLTFIKEGKQALGVKIDNGIIDLEAALNEKPNAQIQTNIMEIIAGGKETISVLEDYLSTLPTSNEASYLKTEEEVQWGPCVTQPNKIICVGLNYRKHADETNAPYPEVPILFNKFNNTLTGHKSEIAVPKVTKQLDYEVELGVVIGKKAKYVSKEEALEHVFGYCTVNDLSARDLQLKTPQWLLGKTCDDFSPMGPYLVTADEVGNPNDLQLKTYVNGEVRQDSNTSDMIFYVDQIVSYISQHMTLTPGDVILTGTPEGVVLGYPDEKQVYIHPGDEVTVEIEKLGSLTNIFIEEK from the coding sequence ATGAAACTATTAACATTTATAAAAGAAGGAAAGCAAGCATTGGGAGTAAAAATTGACAATGGTATTATCGATCTTGAAGCAGCATTAAATGAAAAACCAAATGCTCAAATTCAAACAAATATCATGGAAATCATCGCTGGCGGGAAGGAAACCATTTCTGTACTCGAAGATTATCTTTCTACACTTCCAACATCAAATGAAGCATCATATCTAAAAACTGAAGAAGAAGTCCAATGGGGACCTTGTGTCACACAACCAAATAAAATCATTTGTGTCGGATTAAATTACCGCAAGCATGCGGATGAAACAAATGCTCCATATCCAGAAGTACCGATCTTATTTAATAAATTTAATAATACTTTGACAGGTCATAAAAGTGAAATTGCTGTACCAAAAGTAACGAAACAATTAGATTACGAAGTAGAGCTAGGTGTCGTTATTGGGAAAAAAGCAAAATATGTAAGCAAAGAAGAGGCGTTGGAACATGTATTTGGCTATTGTACGGTAAATGATTTATCAGCACGTGATTTACAATTAAAAACTCCTCAATGGTTACTCGGAAAGACATGTGATGATTTCAGCCCGATGGGACCATATTTAGTAACAGCTGATGAAGTTGGAAATCCTAATGATCTCCAATTAAAAACGTATGTAAATGGCGAAGTACGTCAAGATTCAAATACATCAGATATGATCTTTTACGTAGATCAAATCGTTAGTTACATCTCTCAGCATATGACGCTTACACCGGGAGATGTTATCTTAACAGGGACTCCAGAAGGTGTTGTATTAGGTTACCCAGATGAAAAGCAAGTGTACATACATCCTGGAGATGAAGTTACTGTTGAAATTGAAAAATTAGGTTCGTTAACCAATATCTTTATTGAAGAAAAATAA
- the fucU gene encoding L-fucose mutarotase → MLKGIPPILSPDLLKILTEMGHGDEIVLADGNFPAASHAQRLIRADGHSIPDLLKAILTLFPLDSYVEQPITLMAVEPGDGGEPVIWQQYQQIANEKEGKPISIDMIDRFSFYERAKETYAIVATGERALYANVILKKGVIG, encoded by the coding sequence ATGTTAAAAGGGATCCCACCAATCTTGTCTCCAGATTTATTAAAAATTCTTACTGAAATGGGACATGGTGATGAAATTGTTTTAGCAGATGGTAACTTTCCAGCAGCAAGCCATGCGCAAAGATTAATTCGAGCAGATGGACATTCTATTCCCGATTTACTTAAGGCGATCCTAACGTTATTTCCACTTGATTCGTATGTCGAACAGCCGATCACACTAATGGCAGTTGAGCCAGGTGATGGTGGAGAACCAGTTATCTGGCAACAGTATCAGCAGATTGCTAATGAAAAAGAAGGAAAGCCTATCTCAATTGACATGATCGATCGTTTTTCTTTTTATGAAAGAGCGAAAGAGACGTATGCGATTGTTGCTACTGGAGAAAGGGCACTTTACGCAAATGTCATCTTGAAGAAGGGAGTTATTGGATAG
- a CDS encoding VOC family protein → MGLKAAQIYVNLPVKDLNKSVEFFTKVGFEFNPQFTDENATCMVVSENIFVMLLVEEFFKTFTKKDIADATKSTEVIVAFSANSKEMVDEIVHKALAAGGMPSNEPVDHGFMYGWSFQDIDGHLWELMYMDESAGNQD, encoded by the coding sequence ATGGGACTAAAAGCAGCTCAAATTTATGTTAATTTACCAGTTAAAGATCTTAATAAATCAGTTGAGTTTTTCACAAAAGTAGGTTTTGAGTTTAATCCTCAATTTACCGATGAAAATGCTACGTGTATGGTCGTAAGCGAAAACATTTTTGTTATGCTGTTGGTAGAAGAATTTTTTAAAACCTTTACGAAAAAAGACATTGCTGATGCTACGAAGAGTACAGAGGTTATTGTAGCGTTTTCTGCTAATAGCAAAGAAATGGTTGATGAGATTGTACATAAGGCTTTAGCAGCTGGAGGGATGCCTTCAAATGAACCAGTCGACCACGGCTTTATGTATGGATGGAGTTTTCAGGATATTGACGGTCATTTGTGGGAACTTATGTACATGGATGAAAGTGCAGGCAATCAAGATTGA
- a CDS encoding methylated-DNA--[protein]-cysteine S-methyltransferase, producing the protein MNTENKPTIYWTLLHHKDWNIYLAATSQGLCYVGSQNMPVDELIVWAEKHFPGRRLTQDHERLKPYVNELIEYFEGERKSFTVPFDYHGTEFQMAVWKALCEIPYGETIVYSDIANTINKPAAVRAVGAAIGANPVLISIPCHRVVGKNGKLTGYRGGLEMKTKLLELER; encoded by the coding sequence GTGAATACAGAAAATAAGCCAACAATTTATTGGACATTGCTTCATCATAAAGATTGGAATATTTATCTAGCCGCCACATCGCAAGGACTTTGCTACGTAGGGTCGCAGAATATGCCAGTCGATGAATTAATAGTATGGGCTGAGAAGCATTTTCCAGGAAGACGGCTTACTCAAGATCATGAAAGGCTTAAGCCTTATGTGAATGAACTAATTGAGTATTTTGAAGGGGAACGGAAAAGCTTTACTGTACCATTTGATTACCATGGGACAGAATTTCAAATGGCCGTATGGAAGGCACTTTGTGAGATTCCATATGGGGAAACTATTGTCTATTCAGATATAGCAAATACAATCAATAAACCAGCTGCAGTACGTGCAGTCGGAGCGGCAATTGGAGCGAATCCAGTGTTAATTTCAATCCCTTGTCATCGTGTTGTTGGAAAAAATGGAAAACTTACCGGCTATCGTGGTGGATTAGAAATGAAGACAAAGCTCCTTGAGTTGGAGCGGTAA
- the ybaK gene encoding Cys-tRNA(Pro) deacylase, producing MSNKTNAMRMLDKQKIVYDILTYDVGDGMINGIAVAEKINRSQEVVFKTLVAYREKSLYVFVIPVAEELDLKKAAKAAGEKKLEMLPVKELQKWTGYIRGGCSPVGMKKNYSTFIDRHANGLKKIVVSAGKIGMQIEIEPQLLAKCVAAKFLELTK from the coding sequence ATGAGCAATAAAACAAACGCAATGAGAATGCTAGATAAGCAAAAAATAGTTTATGACATTTTGACCTATGATGTAGGCGATGGAATGATAAATGGAATTGCTGTTGCTGAGAAAATAAACAGATCACAGGAAGTGGTCTTTAAAACCTTAGTTGCTTACCGAGAAAAAAGTTTGTATGTCTTTGTCATTCCTGTAGCTGAGGAGCTTGATCTAAAAAAAGCCGCAAAAGCAGCAGGTGAAAAAAAGCTAGAAATGCTTCCAGTAAAAGAGCTTCAAAAATGGACGGGATATATTCGTGGAGGTTGTTCTCCTGTAGGTATGAAAAAGAACTATTCAACGTTTATCGATCGTCATGCCAACGGTTTAAAAAAGATCGTTGTAAGTGCCGGTAAGATAGGTATGCAGATCGAAATTGAGCCTCAGTTGCTTGCAAAATGTGTTGCAGCGAAGTTTCTAGAATTAACAAAATGA
- a CDS encoding aldo/keto reductase, translating to MDKLVPEITLNDGVTLPVIGLGTYSLKGNQGANAIQSAIDDKGYRLIDSAYNYENEGTVGEAVRRSSVPREELRVTSKLPGRYQQYEKAVTTIQESLYRANLDYYDLYLIHWPNPIQDHYVEAWHALIDAKKQGLIRSIGVCNFLPEHIERLEKETGVKPSLNQIELHPFFNQAEQRKWHEQNNIKTQSWSPLARAKEVLQNSTLQQIANDHNKSISQVILRWHYQLGAIVIPKSSSPTRQLENISIFDFSLDEAEMSLISQLTRHDGRINNQDPAIYEEF from the coding sequence GTGGACAAGTTAGTTCCAGAAATAACGCTTAATGATGGTGTTACTTTGCCGGTTATCGGTTTGGGTACATATTCACTTAAGGGGAATCAAGGTGCGAATGCTATCCAAAGTGCTATTGATGATAAAGGATATCGACTAATTGATTCAGCCTATAATTATGAAAACGAAGGCACTGTAGGTGAAGCTGTTAGACGTAGTTCGGTTCCGAGAGAAGAATTAAGAGTTACATCCAAATTACCTGGACGCTACCAGCAGTATGAAAAAGCTGTTACTACCATTCAAGAATCCTTATATCGTGCAAATCTAGATTATTATGATTTATATCTCATTCATTGGCCTAACCCTATACAAGATCATTATGTGGAAGCTTGGCATGCATTAATTGACGCTAAAAAGCAGGGCCTTATTCGTTCGATTGGTGTTTGTAATTTTTTGCCTGAACATATTGAGCGTTTAGAAAAGGAAACAGGCGTTAAGCCGAGTTTAAACCAAATCGAATTACATCCATTTTTTAATCAAGCAGAGCAAAGAAAATGGCATGAACAGAATAATATTAAGACACAATCCTGGAGTCCGTTAGCTCGAGCTAAGGAAGTCTTACAAAATAGTACTCTTCAACAAATTGCCAACGACCATAACAAATCTATATCACAGGTTATTTTGCGTTGGCATTATCAACTAGGGGCCATTGTCATTCCTAAATCTTCATCTCCTACTAGACAACTTGAAAATATATCAATTTTTGACTTTTCCCTAGATGAAGCAGAAATGAGCCTTATTTCACAGTTAACTCGACATGACGGCAGAATTAACAATCAAGACCCTGCTATATATGAAGAATTTTAG
- a CDS encoding AraC family transcriptional regulator, protein MLRQYLLPTLNDHEYMVLPESIGWYRDSPEHEVDRKVGTLNNFSIHFVLSGSGFVEIEGKQFSLKRGDAFLYFPMQEQRYYSSKNDPWDIRWVHFYGSILNQFLSERGFHRYSLWNVQHIRPLEEAHEQLLIEAEKNSFLHLSRLSTLTYTFLMEFITSTVPRTSDRRQELDDRIHPLLPLMQRKACEPFELDYWAEQAGVSTYYFCRLFKRATQMTPMAFITLCRLQMSKQWLLDNKEMTIKEIALKAGYPSISYFNKRFLEQEGKTPTEYRQLFHHKTIE, encoded by the coding sequence ATGCTTAGACAATACTTATTACCAACACTAAATGACCATGAATATATGGTCCTTCCCGAATCAATTGGATGGTATAGGGACTCACCTGAACATGAGGTAGATCGAAAAGTAGGCACACTAAATAATTTTAGTATTCATTTTGTTTTATCAGGATCTGGATTTGTTGAGATCGAAGGAAAGCAATTTTCGTTAAAACGTGGAGACGCCTTTTTATATTTTCCGATGCAGGAACAGCGGTATTATAGCAGCAAAAATGATCCTTGGGATATTCGTTGGGTTCATTTTTACGGGAGTATCCTAAATCAATTTTTATCTGAAAGAGGTTTTCATCGGTATTCACTTTGGAATGTTCAACATATTCGACCATTAGAGGAAGCCCACGAGCAACTTCTCATCGAAGCAGAAAAGAATAGTTTTTTACATTTGTCTCGATTATCAACTCTAACTTACACGTTTTTGATGGAGTTCATTACAAGTACAGTGCCCAGAACTTCTGATAGAAGACAAGAGTTAGATGATCGCATTCACCCTCTACTGCCATTAATGCAGAGAAAAGCATGTGAACCATTTGAATTGGATTACTGGGCGGAACAAGCTGGTGTGAGCACCTATTATTTTTGCCGATTATTCAAACGCGCTACACAAATGACACCAATGGCATTTATTACGTTATGCCGACTACAGATGAGTAAGCAATGGTTGTTAGACAATAAAGAGATGACGATAAAGGAAATTGCTTTAAAGGCTGGCTATCCGAGTATTAGTTATTTTAATAAACGATTTTTAGAACAGGAAGGTAAGACCCCTACAGAGTATCGTCAGCTGTTTCATCATAAAACAATCGAGTAA
- a CDS encoding Gfo/Idh/MocA family protein: MEKIRWGIIGCAGIAKRAVIPGIQQSETGVVSAIASRGLDKAKQTAEELNIPTAYGSYEELLADPNIDGVYIPLPNHLHKEWAIRAAEAGKHVLCEKPLAINASEAEEMVEACEKAGVVFAEAFMYRYHPRYTMIQDIIKSGEIGELRGIHGNFTFNNAKDMANVRYKQEWGGGSLYDVGVYPISAARMLLDQEPQAATVHALFSEEHDNVDMMASGILEFDKGVALTFDCGMWAAFRNNLEILGTEGRIEVPSAFVVNQDETDNIYVVTNDGRREVEVPRLNQYALQADALGRSIRTGEPLPFPATDAIHNMKVLDACLTSAKERRRVEI, encoded by the coding sequence ATGGAGAAGATTCGTTGGGGAATTATTGGATGTGCAGGTATCGCAAAAAGAGCTGTTATACCTGGTATTCAACAATCTGAAACAGGGGTAGTCTCTGCAATTGCAAGTCGTGGCCTAGACAAAGCAAAGCAAACTGCAGAAGAATTGAATATTCCAACTGCTTATGGGAGTTATGAGGAGTTACTAGCTGATCCAAATATTGATGGCGTTTACATTCCGCTACCAAACCACTTACATAAAGAATGGGCGATTCGTGCAGCAGAAGCAGGAAAACATGTATTATGTGAAAAACCTTTAGCAATCAATGCAAGTGAAGCGGAGGAAATGGTTGAAGCTTGTGAGAAAGCTGGCGTTGTATTTGCTGAAGCATTTATGTATCGTTATCACCCTCGTTACACAATGATTCAGGACATTATCAAATCAGGTGAAATCGGTGAGCTGCGTGGCATCCATGGAAACTTTACCTTTAACAATGCGAAAGACATGGCGAATGTTCGTTATAAGCAAGAATGGGGCGGTGGTTCATTATATGATGTTGGTGTTTACCCAATAAGTGCAGCGCGAATGCTGTTGGATCAAGAACCACAAGCTGCTACTGTCCATGCTTTATTTTCTGAAGAGCATGACAATGTAGACATGATGGCATCGGGAATACTTGAGTTTGATAAAGGTGTGGCACTAACCTTTGATTGTGGAATGTGGGCTGCGTTTAGAAATAATCTTGAGATTCTTGGCACAGAAGGCCGAATTGAAGTTCCTTCAGCATTTGTTGTTAATCAGGACGAAACAGACAATATTTATGTGGTTACGAATGACGGACGTAGAGAAGTAGAAGTCCCACGTTTGAATCAATATGCTTTACAAGCGGATGCATTGGGAAGAAGTATTCGAACTGGTGAGCCGCTTCCTTTTCCAGCAACAGATGCGATCCATAATATGAAGGTTCTTGATGCTTGTTTAACATCGGCGAAAGAACGCCGTCGTGTAGAAATATAA
- a CDS encoding aldo/keto reductase: MKTIMIPGLAKPVTTLIQGSDYFRPSVYDKVCSVLDRYFAIGGNTIDTAHIYCGGESEVAIGQWMKDRNNREDVVILTKGAHHDQNGPRVNPEAISKDLFESLERLGTDYIDLYALHRDDPSVSVSVIIDALNEHIKAGRINAIGGSNWTVQRLQEANEYAAANGLIGFTFSSPNLSLAKAKEPFWAGCVSADASDCAWHEEHQLPILSWSSQARGFFTGRFTPEDRSNEDLVRVFYSDENWERLRRAEQLAKEKGVSTIQIALAYVLNQPFPTCALIGAQNEEELLSCEEGSNIVLTPEELNWLEHVEKSVR; encoded by the coding sequence ATGAAGACGATTATGATTCCAGGCTTAGCAAAGCCAGTAACAACCTTAATTCAAGGTTCAGACTATTTTAGACCAAGTGTATATGATAAGGTTTGTAGTGTATTAGATCGGTATTTTGCGATAGGTGGAAACACTATCGACACCGCACATATTTACTGTGGTGGTGAAAGTGAAGTTGCAATCGGTCAATGGATGAAAGATCGCAATAATCGCGAAGATGTCGTAATCCTTACAAAAGGTGCACATCATGATCAAAACGGTCCTCGTGTAAATCCTGAGGCAATTTCTAAAGATTTATTTGAAAGCCTAGAACGCCTTGGAACCGATTATATCGATTTATATGCACTACATCGTGATGATCCTTCAGTATCAGTTAGCGTTATTATCGATGCGTTAAATGAACATATCAAAGCGGGACGTATCAATGCAATAGGTGGATCAAACTGGACTGTACAACGATTACAAGAAGCAAATGAATATGCTGCTGCAAACGGATTAATTGGCTTTACCTTCAGTAGTCCAAATCTTAGCTTAGCGAAGGCAAAAGAACCATTCTGGGCTGGCTGTGTTTCTGCTGATGCATCTGATTGTGCATGGCATGAAGAACATCAGCTCCCAATTCTCTCCTGGTCTTCTCAAGCAAGAGGTTTCTTTACAGGCCGATTTACGCCAGAGGACCGTAGCAATGAAGATCTTGTCCGTGTTTTCTACAGTGATGAAAACTGGGAACGACTTCGCCGTGCTGAACAATTAGCAAAAGAAAAGGGTGTTAGCACAATTCAAATCGCTCTTGCTTATGTGCTTAATCAACCGTTTCCAACTTGTGCCCTCATTGGTGCTCAAAACGAAGAAGAATTACTATCTTGTGAAGAAGGATCCAATATAGTCTTGACGCCAGAAGAATTGAACTGGTTAGAACACGTTGAAAAAAGTGTACGTTAG
- a CDS encoding HEAT repeat domain-containing protein, whose translation MERQSKPLLLTDEEMRKFITEGFLILKTDFSKGFHEKLNDQLLNVYEEEGNPGNNLLPRVTELQRVFEHPVITGALTSVLGPDYMLHAHRHGHYNASEVAGEWHKDSYWGYNRMRNHHPWWAMIMYFPQDTPAELGPTGILPGTQNYDSRVFEADELDQEVKACGEAGTFALIHYDIWHRATPNTLGNPRFMLKFEFMRTQAPTKPSWNNAESEWKLPESTSPLFAQHEVMWEETWNWLTGKIGSMSEKATNDSNFIENKLNALEDDYEPVALNAAYELACCGKYGVQNLLSALHHEKANVSRLAAYGLSIAGKDAIPGLIIALNSSRTSTVIRAIFALSEHRHLAAEAVPALTQLVEHPSVIIRRSVTEALGMIATPANEIVAGLTKCLQDPDAQTRFMAGLSLARIGAPADSAVPQLEVALQDENRYVRAHAAEALRYIGTEQANKALITFLFNSRWCPTTTPANTFYP comes from the coding sequence ATGGAAAGACAAAGTAAACCACTTTTATTAACAGATGAAGAGATGAGAAAGTTTATTACAGAAGGATTTCTAATTTTAAAAACCGATTTTTCTAAGGGGTTTCATGAAAAGTTAAATGATCAATTATTGAATGTTTACGAAGAAGAAGGTAATCCTGGAAATAATTTATTACCTAGAGTAACTGAGCTTCAAAGAGTATTTGAACATCCAGTAATTACTGGTGCACTAACAAGTGTACTTGGGCCTGATTACATGCTACATGCACATCGACATGGACATTATAATGCTTCTGAAGTAGCTGGTGAATGGCATAAAGATAGCTATTGGGGATATAATCGCATGAGAAATCACCATCCATGGTGGGCGATGATCATGTATTTTCCACAGGATACACCAGCGGAATTAGGGCCAACGGGAATTCTGCCTGGTACGCAGAATTATGATTCGCGTGTATTTGAGGCTGACGAATTGGACCAAGAGGTAAAAGCCTGTGGTGAAGCAGGAACGTTTGCCTTAATTCATTATGATATTTGGCATCGTGCAACACCAAATACACTAGGAAATCCTCGCTTTATGCTGAAGTTTGAATTTATGCGTACTCAAGCTCCGACAAAGCCAAGCTGGAACAATGCAGAAAGTGAGTGGAAGCTTCCCGAATCAACAAGCCCTTTATTTGCACAGCATGAGGTGATGTGGGAAGAAACATGGAATTGGTTAACTGGTAAAATTGGCAGCATGTCAGAGAAAGCAACGAACGATTCGAATTTTATAGAAAATAAGCTTAATGCTTTAGAGGATGACTATGAGCCGGTAGCACTGAATGCAGCATATGAACTTGCATGCTGTGGGAAGTATGGCGTGCAAAACCTTTTATCAGCACTGCATCACGAAAAAGCTAATGTTTCTCGACTTGCAGCATATGGGTTATCAATTGCAGGAAAAGATGCGATACCAGGTTTAATTATTGCATTGAATAGTAGCCGTACGTCCACGGTGATACGTGCTATTTTTGCCCTAAGTGAACATAGACATTTGGCTGCAGAAGCTGTTCCTGCTTTAACTCAATTAGTAGAGCACCCTTCTGTCATTATACGCAGATCTGTTACTGAAGCACTTGGTATGATTGCTACTCCAGCTAACGAAATTGTCGCTGGGTTAACAAAATGTTTACAAGACCCAGACGCCCAAACTCGCTTTATGGCTGGGCTTTCATTAGCTCGAATCGGTGCTCCTGCTGATTCAGCAGTACCTCAATTGGAAGTCGCATTACAGGATGAAAATAGATATGTCCGTGCACATGCGGCAGAAGCACTTCGATATATAGGAACAGAACAAGCAAACAAAGCTCTGATCACATTTTTATTTAATTCAAGATGGTGTCCGACTACCACACCTGCGAATACGTTTTATCCTTGA